The genomic stretch TTTTGCATTGGCAGTGAATGAAGAGAATGCCAGTTTCGGAAGAATTATTACTGCACCTACCAATGGAGCAAGTGGTGTAATCCCGGCAGTTTTAATGTACTCTCAGGCCTTTACAGATTCTATCAGTGAGGATGATATTATTCGTTTCTTATTGGTGGCAGGAGAAATTGGAACCTTATTCAAGAAAAATGCAACTATCTCTGCCGCAATGGGAGGATGCCAGGCAGAAATCGGAGTTTCATCAGCAATGGCAGCAGCCGGGCTTACGGAAATCTTAGGGGGAAGCGTAGGGCAGGTATTGATGGCCGCAGAAATTGCAATGGAGCATCATCTTGGGTTAACTTGCGACCCTATCAGAGGACTGGTACAGATCCCATGTATCGAAAGAAATACAATGGGGGCAATGAAGGCTATTACCGCAGCCAATATCGCATTGGAAAGTGATCCGGCCAAAGCAAAAGTAACTTTAGATGAGGTAATTCAGACCATGTGGGAGACTGCTCTTTCGATGAGTGACCGTTTTAAAGAAACTTCTGAAGGCGGATTGGCGATTGCCGTGAATGTTCCGGAATGTTAATTGAGAATCGTTGTAAAATATAAAAATCCTTAGATGTTTCTAAGGATTTTTTTGTTGACCACCCCGTCAAAAATTCTTTGAATTTTTGCCACCCCTCCAGAGGATGGGAATGTTTACGTCTTCAACTGTAATATTGGTGAGAAGTTATTTGTTGGAAGTGTTTTTATTGAATAAATATGTTTTTCCGCCCTGTGTTAGATTAAGTTGATTGTTTTCAGGAATAAAAGTGAGTTTTATGCCTGCTTTTTCAAAGATAAACTGATTTCTTTCCGTAAGCGTCAAGGGGATCTCTGCCTGGTTGGTAGCCTGGGCATATAATCCTTCCTCTTTAATGAATATCTTTAAGCTTAAATCGATATCCTTCGAGGTATAATCACCTATATATTTTTCAAGATCAGCAACTGGGATTTTAGCATTATTAAATACGGGATACTGATAATTTCTATCATATATCAAATTCATTAAAGCAATATAGAAGCTGTTATGAGGGAAATTTTGACCATTAATAGTAACTGCATAAGAGAGTTGATCGGTTGGCTCAAAAGCGAGTATAGAATGACTTCCTGCTGTATCTCCGCCATGTCCATAGGAAATAATATTGTAGAACGGAACCTTCATAATTCCTGAACCAAATACTTTCTCATTTTTATTGGAAATCATCATGTCAAGGGTTTCCTTTTTGATGAATTTCTCCTGGAATAAGGCATTGATAAAGACATTCAGGTCTTCAGGGGTAGAAGTGATATCTCCCAGTCCAATGCAGTTGTGAAAATCAAAATCCTTTACTTCTGTCCAGCTATCTTTTATAAATTCATAGGATTTGAATATATTCTTAGGGTTGTCTAGTACAGAAAACGTATGAGGCATAGAAGCTTTGTTCAATATGTTTTCTTTTAAGATCTCGTTATAAGGTTTGTTATGGATCTTTTCCAATATTCTGCTCAACAGGAAATAGGCAGAGTTAGAATACCTCAACCTCTCTCCGGGCTTAGATTGTATTTCATTTTTTTTGATGACATCAATAATGGCTTTATCACCTACCGGACCTTCGAAGAGCCAGTTTTTTTTATCGGCTTTTCCCACATAATCTCCGAGTCCGCTGGTGTGGTTCAGCATAGTTTGGATGGTAATACTTTTAGCATTAGGAATTTCAGGGTAGAATTTAGAAAGAGGGTCGGTAAGATTTAATTTTCCCTGTTCTATAAGTTGAAAAAGCATCACCGCAGTCATAAGTTTACTGATGGAACCTATCTGATAGCCGGTATTTTGGTCAAAGACAATATTGGTGGGTAGAAGATTTTGTCCAAAATTTCTTTTATAGACTTCTTTTCCGTTTCTGAAAATAGAAATGCTTCCGATCTCCTGATTATTCTGAACCATATAATTTAAAAAGTCATCCAATTTTTGAGTGTTGATCGCTTTGCCATTGAGGTATGGAATGTCAGAACTCTCCGGTTTACTATCTCTGTAAAGATTCAAAGGAATTGTTCTGCCATTCTGAATCAGATTTCCTTCAAAATGATCTGTTGTATAGATTCCTTTGTAGCCTGCATTAATACTTCCTATTTCAAGAGTGAGCTCATTATTGTTAAAATTTGTTTTTTCTACGGAAATTTCCTTTGAGCTTTGTTTGGGGCTTATAAGGATGGAGGTGTATCCCTTTGATTTTTTTGATATTTTAAAGATGACGGGAAGTTTAATACTTTGGGTATCCAATTCGCCATTCCAGGTTCCTTCAATTTGGGCGTGACAAATCTGTGCCAGGAATGCCAGCACCAATAATACTTTGATTTTCATGATATTTAAATGATTTTATTAATTACAATTTGGCAGGCTAATGTGCTCACCAATGAAACAATACAGAAGAGTACAATATGCTGCCATTTTTTGATATTGGTCGCGGTTTTAAATCCATTGTAAAAAAGGGTAAAACTATAGATGAGTATGGTGATTGAAATGATGGTCATAGAAATCATGGTCAGAAAATCCAGAAAAGGAAACATTTCTATAGGGTCAGATTCATATTTGATAATGTTTTTTGCAGCCAGTCTAATGGATGATGCATTTCCAAAACATTGTATAGGGAGAAGGAAAAGCTGAGAAATTAAAACGGTGTTGATGATATCAATGATTCTGGTTTTTCCGTTTAGAATTTTGCCTAAAATAAAAAGAATGACAATAGCAATCAGAAAGCTGAGTAGGGTAGAGATGACCACCGTTTTTAATGAATCATTTTCAATAGCGCTTATCTTGTATATACTCGTAAAGGCAGTATGAGTCCAATATCCTATAGTAATAGAAAGTGCCACGGCAATACTGCCTATAAGGAGAAGGAGCTTTTCATCAAACCTTTCAAACGGGTTAAAAACGGTTTTCCAGTTCATAATAGATTGAGTTTACAGATTATTAATGGTTTTATAGGGTGTTTTTTAATTGTTCTACCTTTGTAATCAGGTCATCCATTTTATTTCTCATGGTTGGATAGGATAGGCCTGCCTGTTTAGCCATTTCTTTAATACTTCCGCTGGACAGAAAAAAATTGAGGATAAAATCCTGTTCATCACGATTCAGCTTAAGAAGAACCGGAAGTTCATAATCTCCACTTACTTCAGTTTTACAACTTGGACATTTCATTTGGCTTACGTTAAGAGTATGGTCACAACTTGGGCAGACAATCGGTAACTTCATTGAATTTATTTTTTACGAAAGTAATATATTTTTTAATAAAGTTAAAATGTTTTTTAATTTTATTGAAATTTAATTTTAAAATTAAACAAAAAAATAACCACAAAAATCTTTCTGTGGTTAAATTACATATCGATATTAAATAATTTATTGATTGATTTTCATTGTGTTATCTTAAAATTCCTCTGATTCTGTTAGCATTGGTAATCAATTCTTCCAGGTATTCAAAGTTTTCTTTTTCTAAAGCAGACTTGAATTTTCTGAGCTGGGTGATATGTTCATTCAGAACGTCCAGTACATTTTCTTTGTTCTGTTTAAAGATAGGAACCCACATTTCAGGATGGGATTTGGCAAGACGAACGGTACTGGAGAACCCGGAACTGGCAAGCTGAAAGATGGTTTCTTCTTCACGCTCCTTTTCCAGAACAGTATTGGCCAGGGCATAGGATGTGATGTGAGAGATGTGGGAAATATAAGCCGTATGAATATCATGATCTTCAGCATTCATATAAATTGTATGCATTTCAAGGGCATTCACAATGTTTTCAACGACATTCAGTGCATCTTCTGCTGATTCTTCTTTGTTACAGATAACTCCTGCCTTGCCTGCGAAACTTTCAGCAATGGCAGATTTAGGTCCGTTGTTTTCAGTACCCCACATCGGGTGAAACGCTACAAATCTTGAACGTTTAGGGTGATCTTTAACAGCACCTACGATTCCAGCCTTGGTAGAACCTGCATCCATAACGGTCTGGTGATCTGATACAAGATCCAATACACTTGGTAATAATTTTCTTGCTGCATCTACCGGAATAGCAAGGATAATAAGGTCTGAATCCTTAACTCCCTGTTCCAGGTCTGCTCCGGCATCAATGATTTTCAAATCTAATGCTTCGTTGATATGCTGCTGACTGTTATCGATTCCGTAGATGAAGCTGGCGATGTTCTTCTCTCTTAATTTCAAGGCCATTGAACCTCCGATTAATCCTACTCCAATAATACTTATTTTCATCTTTCTAAATTTTTTAAAATAAAAAAACCTCGTCCCAGGACGAGGTTTTAAGTTATGTTCATAAGAATCCCTATCCCAGATCTGAGGTAAAAATTCTATAATAATATGTTCCGTTGTTAAAATTCACAAAGCGAAATTATAAAATATTTTTCAAAGTTGATCACTTTTTATGATTTCTTTTTGAGAAGAATTGGAGTATTGTACTGCCAGTCCTTGCTGGGAACCAATTCGCTTTGAAGATAGTATTTTCCATTTTTCCTGAATACAACAGCTAAAGTATCGATAGGAGGGTGGTTGTTCATGAGGTCACCTTCAATCTGTTTGATGTATTTTACTATGATTTGTTTTTCATTTCCGGAGATGCTGCAAACGTCTGTAAAATAGGTTTTATACCCATGTCCCCAAAAAGTACAGCTGTCTTTGGTGATAGCAAGTCCATAATCCAAGGTCATTTCTGAGTATTCATCCAGTTTTCCAAAATCATGAGAAATAGAATAGTCTCCTTTCCATTGTTCATGGAGGAGAGCTCCGGAATCTTTTGAATATTCTTCCGGCAGACTTTTACAAGAAATGATACTGAGAGTGATGAGGGTAAAAAATATATTTTTCATCATGTTAGATTCGGCTTAATCAGCACTGTGAATAATGGTTCTTTTTACATCGTTGCCTTTCTGTTCCAGTTCAAGGGTGGTTACACCGCCTGCAAATAAGAATTCAATTTCAACTTTATTGGGAGATACTTTATAGCTGATGGTTTCCAATCCATCCTGATGAATTTCCTTTTCACTGCTTTGTTTGGGCAACTCAGTAAGAAGAAGTTCGGCTTTTTCCACTTCTTTTTCTTTGATGGTTTTCTGGTAAATATCTTCCATTTTGCTTTTAGGGAAAATACATTCCAGCTGAGTTTCATAATCAATGGTTTGTTCCGTACATTCCTTTAATGTAGGGATCATCTTACTTTCATCAATAGCCTTTTCTTCAACTGTTTTTTCTGCTGCAGGAGCTTTTGTAGCGGAACTGTCTTTCTTTATGGTTTCTGTTTCATTTACGGTCTGTTTGGTATCGTTTTTACAGCCTGTTATCAGTAATAGGGTAAAAGCGATAAAGCTTATCTTTTTCATGAATAGTAGGTTGTTTTTATTTTGTGTATGATTTTATTACGCATCCTCTGATTGGCATTTTTATTTCTCTTTTGAGAATAAAAGTTTGAGGAAAAATAGAAGGTCTTACCGGCGCTTCTATAAGATTAACTGTCATGGAGTCATGTTTTTTATAGCTCCAACCCAGCATTTCAATTTTACCCTTATCTTTTAATGATCCCGGCTTAGCATAAAATTCAGCTACAGCTTTTTTATCAGTGATATACCCTGTGATGATTCCGCGTTCGGATTTTCCTGTTTTCATAAACTCGTAGGAACCTGTAATGCTGTCATTATGAGTATTTTTTTTTAAGGTTATATGAGAAGTTTCTAATGCGTTACTGCCATGGTTAAGTAAGTAATATATCCAGGTTCCGGTTATTGTATCTTTAATGTGTTCATCATGCTCTATCTGGGAAAGTCTGTCTGCCCCAATACTGTCACGGGTATTGATTTGTTCACTTAATGTCATTGTTTTTTTTTCTCTGTTCCTGTTGCAGGAAATAAAACTGATTACATAAATGAGAGTAATGGCCTGGAAAAGCTGAAGGTATTTCTTTCTGAGCCTATTTTCTGAATTCATGATATTGTCTTTTTCATGAACCGAATATAAACCTTTTTTTTGCCTGATACTTTCACTGTTTATGGGGATTTTTCACCTTTCTGAGAAGGTTCTCAGGCATCATAATACAGTTCCAGAATCAAATGCCCTTTTTCATCACACCATTTTATCCAGAAGTTTTGTTCATGGTCATCTCGTACCATTAACCAATTTCCGGTAATTTTAACAGGATAATAAAAGCTGTCATCATCTAGTGGTTGTGAAGGAGCTTTATTATCAGGTGCTGTTCTTAAAGGGTTTTCTTTTTCATTGAACCCCACAGAGAAGACTGATAAAATATGCTCCTCAACAGTCCGATATAAAAACTGCGGATCTGATTCTTTTATATATTTTATGGTATTTTTATCTTCATTCACCAATACTTTATAGAACCCATTTTCTTTGCCTAAGAATTTAAAAACCAAAAGGCTGTAATCTGGCTTTATCATATAAGGGATAATATCATCATCATTGAAAGTATCAGTCATTTGAAACGACTTCCACTCCGAATGATCTTCATTATAAAGTTTGAGCCAGTTCTTTTGCTGGTAAGTATTCTTTAAGACCACAAAACCTTTGTCTGTTTGCTGTACAGGAGTTTCTTGTTCACCTTTCTTTTCAGAAGGAGATATGTCTAAGTTCTCTTTCTTGGGGTTGG from Chryseobacterium indologenes encodes the following:
- a CDS encoding YIP1 family protein, which translates into the protein MNWKTVFNPFERFDEKLLLLIGSIAVALSITIGYWTHTAFTSIYKISAIENDSLKTVVISTLLSFLIAIVILFILGKILNGKTRIIDIINTVLISQLFLLPIQCFGNASSIRLAAKNIIKYESDPIEMFPFLDFLTMISMTIISITILIYSFTLFYNGFKTATNIKKWQHIVLFCIVSLVSTLACQIVINKII
- a CDS encoding serine hydrolase domain-containing protein; this translates as MKIKVLLVLAFLAQICHAQIEGTWNGELDTQSIKLPVIFKISKKSKGYTSILISPKQSSKEISVEKTNFNNNELTLEIGSINAGYKGIYTTDHFEGNLIQNGRTIPLNLYRDSKPESSDIPYLNGKAINTQKLDDFLNYMVQNNQEIGSISIFRNGKEVYKRNFGQNLLPTNIVFDQNTGYQIGSISKLMTAVMLFQLIEQGKLNLTDPLSKFYPEIPNAKSITIQTMLNHTSGLGDYVGKADKKNWLFEGPVGDKAIIDVIKKNEIQSKPGERLRYSNSAYFLLSRILEKIHNKPYNEILKENILNKASMPHTFSVLDNPKNIFKSYEFIKDSWTEVKDFDFHNCIGLGDITSTPEDLNVFINALFQEKFIKKETLDMMISNKNEKVFGSGIMKVPFYNIISYGHGGDTAGSHSILAFEPTDQLSYAVTINGQNFPHNSFYIALMNLIYDRNYQYPVFNNAKIPVADLEKYIGDYTSKDIDLSLKIFIKEEGLYAQATNQAEIPLTLTERNQFIFEKAGIKLTFIPENNQLNLTQGGKTYLFNKNTSNK
- a CDS encoding DUF5991 domain-containing protein, with the protein product MKNIFFTLITLSIISCKSLPEEYSKDSGALLHEQWKGDYSISHDFGKLDEYSEMTLDYGLAITKDSCTFWGHGYKTYFTDVCSISGNEKQIIVKYIKQIEGDLMNNHPPIDTLAVVFRKNGKYYLQSELVPSKDWQYNTPILLKKKS
- a CDS encoding prephenate dehydrogenase codes for the protein MKISIIGVGLIGGSMALKLREKNIASFIYGIDNSQQHINEALDLKIIDAGADLEQGVKDSDLIILAIPVDAARKLLPSVLDLVSDHQTVMDAGSTKAGIVGAVKDHPKRSRFVAFHPMWGTENNGPKSAIAESFAGKAGVICNKEESAEDALNVVENIVNALEMHTIYMNAEDHDIHTAYISHISHITSYALANTVLEKEREEETIFQLASSGFSSTVRLAKSHPEMWVPIFKQNKENVLDVLNEHITQLRKFKSALEKENFEYLEELITNANRIRGILR
- a CDS encoding DUF2089 family protein, which gives rise to MKLPIVCPSCDHTLNVSQMKCPSCKTEVSGDYELPVLLKLNRDEQDFILNFFLSSGSIKEMAKQAGLSYPTMRNKMDDLITKVEQLKNTL